A window of Thermoproteus sp. genomic DNA:
GGAGGTGCCCGAGGCCTCCCAGCCCGAGAACGGCGTGAAGGTGAAGATGTCGGCGGCCCATATTATGTATCTAGCCTTGTCCACATAGAGGTCTGGAATGTAGATCACGTTAGGCCTAGTGGCCGCCAGCCTCTTGAATTCCGCCATCATCTTGACGCCGAAGTCGTCGTTGGGGTGGGCCCTCCCGCCCAAGATATAGAAAAGGTCTGTGTTCAGATCCTCTATGAGTTGCGCTATGAAGTGCGGCCGCTTATAGCGCGTAAGCCTCCTAGCCCAAACCACCACCGGCTTTTCTGTCTTAACGCCGAGGGCCTTAAGGCCGTCGGCCTTGGCCTTAGCTCTAGCCGCCTTTAACTCCTCGGGGCTCTTGACCTCCGAGAGGGCGGGATGCCTCCAACGGGGTATCTCCACCGCGTTGGTGACGGCTCTTATCTTCGAGGCGTGGTGCGGGAACGTCATAAGCGCGAAGTTCAACATCTTTTTAGATACGACGACCCCCTCTCTCGCCATGGCCAGGCCTATTTCAGTAAGCACCACGGGGTTCATAGCGAAATCGTAGCCGAATTCCTGTTTGAAGAAGCGGTTCGGGAAGCTCGGATGGCCCCAAGGCGCCGGCGTGTGGATAATCAGCCTATAGTTCGCACCGGGCCTCACCAGAGGGACCAAGGCCGTATAGGCCTCCTGCAGGTCGAAATATTTGACTTTGTCCCAGCCCACGTACTTCTCGACGTAGCAGACGGCGGCCTTCGCCAGTATTAGATATTTAACGAACCTCTCGAAGTCAGTCGACTCTATGTAGAGCCTCTCGACGGCCTTCAAGGCCCAGTCGGGCCGTAGAGGCTTGACGAAAACCGCCGTAGCTGTGTTGAGGCGGTAGGCGTAAAGTCCTATCTCGACGTCCTCTCCCCTCGCCTCTATCCAGCAGGTCCCAAGGGGCGTGAGAGACTTCAAGAAGTCGGTCTGAACCTCGCCGGTGGGGACCAGCTGGCCGTTCTCCTCCCTATATGAGACGTAGCCCTTGTCGTAAAATAAAGTAATTACGGTATAGGGCACTCCGAGCCTCGCCGCTGCGTAGAACTTATCGCCCTCTAAGACGCCAAGGCCCCCCGCGTAGTTCCTCCCCACGTCCAACGCCAACTCTGGCGTCACCGATACGATCACGCCGACTTGAAGACAGACCCATATAAAGTTCTCGCAATAACGAGTGTAATCGCCACTAATGCCCAGTCGGGGCCGCCCACTGGCGCATCTTTTAATAAGCGTAACCACTAAGACTTATGCCAGGCTGGCAAGGCAGGATCTTACGCGTAGATCTGACGAGGAAGAAGTATGTGGTGCAGGAACTGGACGCAAATGTGGCTAGGGACTTCATAGGGGGCAGAGGCCTCGCGATTAAAATACTTTGGGACGAACTGCCGCCAGGCGTCGATCCCCTCTCGCCCCACAATAAGTTGATCTTCGCCGCGGGTCCTCTGACGGGCCTCACCAACGTCAATATGGGTAAGCTGGTGGTCGCAGCCAAGTCGCCGATAACGGGAGGATACGGCGATGGCAACATCGGGGCTTGGGCCGGCGTCTACATGAGGCGGGCGGGCTACGACGCCATCGTGGTGGAGGGGAGGGCCGAGAGACCTACATATCTCTATATAGATGAGAAGGGGGTACAATTCCTAGACGCGTCGGACCTATGGGGCCTGAACACCTGGGCCACTGAGGACAAACTGCAGAAGATACATGGGAGGGACGCGGGCGTGTTGGCCATAGGGCCGGCGGGCGAGCGGCTGGTCAGATACGCCGTGGTGGTGGCGCAGAGGGGTAGGGCCGGCGGGAGGCCGGGCATGGGCGCCGTCATGGGGTCTAAGAACTTAAAGGCTGTGGTGGTGAAGGGCAGGGGCGAAATACCGGTGGCCGACAAGGCCATAAACAAATTGGGGCTGGAGGCGGTGACGCAAGGGAAGAGCCTGCCCGGCTATAACTTCTGGATGAGGCAAGGCACGACCTCCACGGTCGAGTGGGCCCAAGAGGCCTCCGTGTTGCCCACCTACAACTTCTCGGAGGGCCAGTTCGACGAGTTCGAAAAGATCGGCGGCTCCATGGTGGAGAAGATGGAAGTGGACCTCAAGTCGTGTCCCCTCTGCTTCATGCCTTGCGGCCACTGGGTGCCCGCCGAAGGCGGCACGGCCGAGGTAGACTACGAGAACTTGGCGCTCTTGGGGTCCAATTTGGGCATAGGCGATCTGGCCAAAGTGGCCGAGCTGAACCGCATCGCCGACCTCATGGGCGTGGACACCATATCGCTCGGCAACACACTGGGCTTCGCCATGGAGGCCAGCGAGAAGGGGCTCACCAAGGAGCACGGCTACAAGATAGAGTGGGGCGACTACAAGGCCGCCCGCGACTTGGCCCTAGATATAGCGTATAGGAGGGGCTTCGGCGACTTGCTGGCCGAGGGGACCATGAGGGCTTCCCAAAGGCTCAAGGCCGAGGAGCTGGCTGTACAGGTAAAGGGCCTCGAAGTGTCGGCATACGACTGCCACGCCGCGCCCGCCATGGCCCTCGCCTACGCCACCTCGCCCATAGGGCCCCACCACAAAGACGCTTGGGTCATAAGCTGGGAGGTCAAGACGGACCGCTTCGGCTACACCAAAGAGAAGGCCGCCAAGGTGGTGGAGCTACAGAGGATCAGAGGCGGCTGGTTCGAGGCCTTCGTGGGCTGCCGCCTCCCCTGGGTCGAGATATCCCTCCCGTTGGACTGGTACCCCAAGCTCTTCAAGGCCGCCACAGGCGTGGACGCCACCCCAGAGTACTTCAACGAGGTGGGAGACCGCATCTACGCCTTGATCAGGGCCTTTTGGATTAGGGAGTACGGCTATTGGAGCAGAGAGCTCGACGTGCCGCCGCCCAAGTGGTTCAAAAGGCCTCTGACGAAGGGACCGCTCAAAGGCGCCCATCTCGACTACGACAAGTACAACCAGCTGTTGAGCTACTACTACGAGATTAGGGGGTGGGACGAAAACGGCGTGCCGAGGAGGAGCACCCTCAGGAGGCTGGGCCTCGACTACGTGGTGCCCACTTTGGAGAAGTACGTCGAGGTCAAGGAGTGAGCCACTGGGTCAGTTCGGTCTGTCCTCTCGGCGGTATTTTCGACGCGTTCAACCCCAACCTTCTGAGCCATTTGGCCAGCTCCTCCGCGCGGCCGTAAACTGTGTATATTCTTTTGGCGCGGCTTCTGAGCGCGGCCTCCAGGAGGCCCGGAAAGTCCGAGTGGTTGCTGAGGGGGAGGCCCAAATGGCCTTGGGGGCGGCTCACGGCGTAATGGCCGCTGAGCTCGACCAAGAGGAAGCCAGACGGGGGGCGCGTCGTGAGGCTGAGGACTAACGCCTCGCCGGGGCCCAACGCGGCGTTGCGGACGTACTCCCTGCCCTCTGCATATCCCAAAGCCCTATTGAGCCGCGCCACTTTGGGGTCCAGCCAGAGCCGCTTGTGGGGCAGAAGCCTCGCCAGCTCCTGCCCCTTGCCCAGAGGGCCGACTCGTATGGCTACAGGCGCCTTATTGGAGTCCACTAGGGAAAGGATCTCGCCGTAGATCTTATCCCTAGGCGGAAAGACGTACTGGCGGGAGCCGTATGTGGCCTCCATGACTAACACATCGGCCTCTATCCAGTCGGCCCCCTCCACCACGTTGCTTCCGGCCGTGTTGAAGTCGCCCGTAAGGCCTAGAGTCCCCTCAGGCGACTCCACTACATACATGACACTCCCGGGCACGTGCCCCGCGTTGAGGACATGGACGTAGAACTTCCCGAAGTCGAGCCTCTCGCCGGGCCTCGCCAAGAAGTAGCGCCGAGGCCTCACTCCCTCCCTCACCGAGAGGACTTGGAGCGTTTCTCTAGTCAATACGGCCGCGGCCCTCTTCACATGTCTAGTGACGTGGTCGCTGTGGCCGTGGGTGATGAGCACCAGGTCGTATTTGGTCTCGTCGAAGGACTTGAAGGGATCTACTAAAATCTTGAAGTTCCTCCCGACGACCACAATGCCATTATCGAAAAATACCCGCACGATGTGATCGAAAGAGATTTTTTATATAGAATGTAGGGGCGACGTGATGAGATGTCCCTTTGGGCTACGCTGGCCGGTTACGCCACAGTCTGACTACTCGAAGGCCACGCCGTCCGTAGTGGTCAGAGTGGCCTTGTATAGGAAGTCCATCTGTCTCAACGCCGCGGCGTAGTCGAACTCGTTCAACGCCGCTATGGCGTCCACAGGCACCACCACGTCGTATAGCCTCAGGCGGGCTCCGGCAACTGCGTGGAGGACACAGATATTAGCCACCGTGCCGACGACCACTAAATGTTGAATGCCGTACATACGGAGGATATGGTCCAGAGGCGTGCCGAAGAACGGATCGTAGCGCATCTTCTCCACGACCAAGTCGCCCTCCTTCGGCTTCAACTCATCCACGATCTGCCAGCCCCACGTGCCCTTGACCACATGGGGGCCCCATATGGGGAACTCCACGGGGTCGTCGGGGTAGTGGGTATCTTGCGTATAGACGACCTTGACGCCGCTCCGCCTGGCCCTTTCGAGGAGCCCCGTTATCTTGGGGATTATCTCACGCGCCGCGGGGCCGAAGAGCTTGCCGTTGGGATGCGCGAAGTCGTTCTGCATGTCAATAACCAACACCGCTGTCTTCTTGGCGGGGAGGGAGACCTTGTCGACTACGGGTA
This region includes:
- a CDS encoding MBL fold metallo-hydrolase, which codes for MRVFFDNGIVVVGRNFKILVDPFKSFDETKYDLVLITHGHSDHVTRHVKRAAAVLTRETLQVLSVREGVRPRRYFLARPGERLDFGKFYVHVLNAGHVPGSVMYVVESPEGTLGLTGDFNTAGSNVVEGADWIEADVLVMEATYGSRQYVFPPRDKIYGEILSLVDSNKAPVAIRVGPLGKGQELARLLPHKRLWLDPKVARLNRALGYAEGREYVRNAALGPGEALVLSLTTRPPSGFLLVELSGHYAVSRPQGHLGLPLSNHSDFPGLLEAALRSRAKRIYTVYGRAEELAKWLRRLGLNASKIPPRGQTELTQWLTP
- a CDS encoding aldehyde ferredoxin oxidoreductase family protein gives rise to the protein MPGWQGRILRVDLTRKKYVVQELDANVARDFIGGRGLAIKILWDELPPGVDPLSPHNKLIFAAGPLTGLTNVNMGKLVVAAKSPITGGYGDGNIGAWAGVYMRRAGYDAIVVEGRAERPTYLYIDEKGVQFLDASDLWGLNTWATEDKLQKIHGRDAGVLAIGPAGERLVRYAVVVAQRGRAGGRPGMGAVMGSKNLKAVVVKGRGEIPVADKAINKLGLEAVTQGKSLPGYNFWMRQGTTSTVEWAQEASVLPTYNFSEGQFDEFEKIGGSMVEKMEVDLKSCPLCFMPCGHWVPAEGGTAEVDYENLALLGSNLGIGDLAKVAELNRIADLMGVDTISLGNTLGFAMEASEKGLTKEHGYKIEWGDYKAARDLALDIAYRRGFGDLLAEGTMRASQRLKAEELAVQVKGLEVSAYDCHAAPAMALAYATSPIGPHHKDAWVISWEVKTDRFGYTKEKAAKVVELQRIRGGWFEAFVGCRLPWVEISLPLDWYPKLFKAATGVDATPEYFNEVGDRIYALIRAFWIREYGYWSRELDVPPPKWFKRPLTKGPLKGAHLDYDKYNQLLSYYYEIRGWDENGVPRRSTLRRLGLDYVVPTLEKYVEVKE
- a CDS encoding glycogen/starch/alpha-glucan phosphorylase, encoding MIVSVTPELALDVGRNYAGGLGVLEGDKFYAAARLGVPYTVITLFYDKGYVSYREENGQLVPTGEVQTDFLKSLTPLGTCWIEARGEDVEIGLYAYRLNTATAVFVKPLRPDWALKAVERLYIESTDFERFVKYLILAKAAVCYVEKYVGWDKVKYFDLQEAYTALVPLVRPGANYRLIIHTPAPWGHPSFPNRFFKQEFGYDFAMNPVVLTEIGLAMAREGVVVSKKMLNFALMTFPHHASKIRAVTNAVEIPRWRHPALSEVKSPEELKAARAKAKADGLKALGVKTEKPVVVWARRLTRYKRPHFIAQLIEDLNTDLFYILGGRAHPNDDFGVKMMAEFKRLAATRPNVIYIPDLYVDKARYIIWAADIFTFTPFSGWEASGTSFMKAGINGIPPVASKDGAVEEVVRDRYNGWLFGEDRRQLLPLDSPDIDSKEYEEFKRKVEEALDALSDGSYWTVAYNAYRTFSEYYSMERLFRDYGYF
- a CDS encoding isochorismatase family cysteine hydrolase yields the protein MLPTTVSVPRIPVVDKVSLPAKKTAVLVIDMQNDFAHPNGKLFGPAAREIIPKITGLLERARRSGVKVVYTQDTHYPDDPVEFPIWGPHVVKGTWGWQIVDELKPKEGDLVVEKMRYDPFFGTPLDHILRMYGIQHLVVVGTVANICVLHAVAGARLRLYDVVVPVDAIAALNEFDYAAALRQMDFLYKATLTTTDGVAFE